GGAGCATGAGTAAAACAAAGAACATAAACACTCTATAAACAGTTAACCGTAAAATCAGGTATCTTGACCCCTAGACAGTGAGTATAACACACACCAAGTCAGCTAGTGCCTCAGAGTCTATACGTACACAACATCTGTGAGTGGGCCCATACAACACCCACTACACAACACTCCACCTAAACATACAGCTAGGCCTCACCTCCCAAACACTGAACACTGACATAAACATGCCAGACTTCCCTCTAAGGTTCATAAGCTACCAGGCTGTTCAAGATGCTCCCTTCAAATCCTGTATCAACTGCTCCCCTGATGCTTAGAACAGATAACCTCTTGCTCTTCACAGTCCCTCGGGCCCTGGGGGATGCCTGAGCTTTAGTGTCTCAGTTATATGCATCAGGGAGTAAGGATCAGGAGGGGGGGGAAATCAATGGAGGAAGGATTGACCAAGGCGGCAGGTGGTAGCACAAATAGTAGCATCTGTGATAAACAGCCTCTCCCCTGGCTCCCAGCTCCAGGTCTCTGGCAAGCTAATGTGCCAGGGCAAGAAGGAGCCTACCCAGAAGCCTTTCTTCCGCAGGTAGCAGGCAGCAGGTACTAACTCCATTCCCAATTCCGAAGCCTTCAGGATGCTCAGACTCCAGGGGATCAGATTCTGATGGTACAGGCCGTGCTGACCAAGTACCCTTCTTCGCAAATGGGCCACCCACATCTCGCCAGGGTTCAGCAACACCTGCCAGTGCTGGACCTGAGTCCTTACAGCCCAGCGGACATGCATGGACAGCAGGTGGCACATAAAGTGGATGCTATCCAACAGGAGAACAAACTTCTGGTCTTGCAACCAGGTCTGTGCTACTGTCTGGTCCAAGGGCCAGATGGATCTCAACTCCAACAATACAGGTTGCCCAGGAGATGGCATCACATCAAAAATATCCCACAAAGACAAAGGAGGGATGAGCTCGTGCGAGCAGGGAAAAAGGCCATTAAATCTCCAGGGAAGAGCCTGGGTCCACTCAGCATCCTGGAGGCCAAGATCCAAAGGTACAGCTTCCTGAGGCAAGAGCTCAGTGGGCACAGAAATGGAGAGTAGTACTGCCTGTGTCCACAGAGGTGTTGGTACCAGGACCCCAGACCCTTCAGAGACAATTGGTGGCACATAAAGAGGCCCCAATCCCCGCCATGCATCCTGCTGAGACACTGACTCCTGCTCAGAATCTGACTCTGAATCTGACTCTAAGTCTCCCATGAGCTCAGcactccccacttcctcttcctcgtcTTCCTCTTCCCAGTCCCCCATCTCCAGGTAGAGTTTATTCAACAGGAAAGCTGCCTTGAAGCAAGCAAAACACATCTTCATCTGTTCTCCATGGACAAGCTGGTACAGCCAGGCTCGATAGAGGCAGGACATGCCCCTGGCCCCATGGCGAACACTGACTGGGGGACACATGGCTAGAAAGTCTCTCTGCAGCTAAGTGGACACACAG
The nucleotide sequence above comes from Arvicanthis niloticus isolate mArvNil1 chromosome 6, mArvNil1.pat.X, whole genome shotgun sequence. Encoded proteins:
- the LOC117711828 gene encoding testis-expressed protein 19.1-like, giving the protein MCPPVSVRHGARGMSCLYRAWLYQLVHGEQMKMCFACFKAAFLLNKLYLEMGDWEEEDEEEEVGSAELMGDLESDSESDSEQESVSQQDAWRGLGPLYVPPIVSEGSGVLVPTPLWTQAVLLSISVPTELLPQEAVPLDLGLQDAEWTQALPWRFNGLFPCSHELIPPLSLWDIFDVMPSPGQPVLLELRSIWPLDQTVAQTWLQDQKFVLLLDSIHFMCHLLSMHVRWAVRTQVQHWQVLLNPGEMWVAHLRRRVLGQHGLYHQNLIPWSLSILKASELGMELVPAACYLRKKGFWVGSFLPWHISLPETWSWEPGERLFITDATICATTCRLGQSFLH